A genomic segment from Thermincola ferriacetica encodes:
- a CDS encoding stalk domain-containing protein → MRKWIISVIIFLVLTIAVSQAFYNVPRADATANVWSSSQTVTIGKKNFSVKAVYINLKSPWIRVKPALGGGYVGGTEELSALARRHGALAAINGTFFNAYSDMQPQGNIQIDGSFLHLSNVGSTVGFGENNEVRFAPLRTYITGTTDNNDDFLHNWYAWGINHVLTDPSAIEIFTPRKGKTTGMKTGTSVVVKNGVVDSVVTGEASIPSNGYVINFGSDPNVSRYVERFTPGTPVNYSLSFRDLAGNAVDWSRIKHSVGAGPILLSAGRVVVNPRAEGFTDPKILTDSGARSAIGKTAGNVLMLVTVNRATVGELAQVMQKLGAVEAMNLDGGASSGLYFKGSYLTKPGRKISNAILIFEQQPEIKVIISGQTRSFPVKPYIAGGRTLVPLRGVFESLGASVEWDAGTRTVTARKGDITVKLKIGNKAAAINEKTVTIDQAPVIKNGYTFVPLRFVSEALGATVNWDPVGYKVIITQ, encoded by the coding sequence ATGAGAAAATGGATTATATCAGTAATAATTTTTCTGGTATTAACCATTGCAGTCAGTCAGGCTTTTTATAATGTGCCTCGGGCGGATGCAACCGCGAATGTCTGGAGTAGTTCGCAGACAGTTACAATAGGCAAAAAGAATTTTTCAGTTAAGGCTGTGTACATAAACCTCAAAAGTCCCTGGATCAGAGTAAAGCCGGCTCTCGGCGGAGGCTATGTCGGCGGAACCGAGGAACTGTCAGCACTGGCCAGACGCCATGGTGCGTTGGCGGCGATTAACGGAACATTTTTTAACGCATATTCTGATATGCAGCCGCAAGGTAACATTCAGATTGACGGCAGCTTTCTTCACCTTTCAAATGTTGGTTCCACTGTTGGGTTCGGAGAAAATAACGAAGTGCGGTTTGCGCCGCTCAGAACTTATATTACAGGCACTACGGACAATAACGATGACTTTCTGCATAACTGGTATGCCTGGGGTATAAATCACGTATTGACAGATCCTTCCGCCATTGAGATTTTTACTCCCCGAAAAGGAAAAACGACCGGGATGAAAACCGGTACGTCGGTGGTGGTGAAAAACGGGGTTGTCGATTCCGTTGTCACCGGCGAGGCGTCAATCCCTTCTAACGGCTACGTCATAAACTTTGGTTCAGACCCGAATGTCAGCAGGTATGTGGAGCGATTTACACCGGGAACCCCGGTTAATTACAGTCTTTCCTTCAGGGACCTGGCAGGGAATGCCGTTGACTGGAGCCGGATAAAACATTCAGTGGGCGCCGGTCCCATCCTTTTGTCTGCTGGCAGGGTTGTGGTCAACCCCAGAGCAGAGGGTTTTACGGATCCCAAAATCCTCACCGACAGCGGGGCACGGAGTGCGATCGGAAAGACTGCCGGCAATGTTCTTATGCTTGTTACCGTAAATCGGGCGACGGTCGGGGAACTGGCCCAGGTTATGCAGAAACTCGGTGCGGTGGAGGCTATGAATCTGGACGGCGGGGCATCGAGTGGGCTTTATTTTAAGGGATCGTATCTGACCAAACCGGGCAGAAAAATAAGTAACGCGATACTGATTTTTGAGCAGCAGCCGGAAATAAAAGTCATTATAAGTGGACAAACAAGGTCATTCCCTGTTAAACCTTACATAGCAGGCGGAAGGACACTCGTTCCGCTACGGGGTGTTTTTGAATCCCTTGGCGCCAGCGTGGAATGGGATGCCGGAACAAGGACTGTAACAGCGAGAAAAGGCGATATAACTGTAAAGTTAAAGATAGGGAATAAAGCCGCTGCTATTAATGAGAAAACGGTGACCATCGACCAGGCACCGGTCATTAAAAATGGATACACTTTTGTACCTTTGAGGTTTGTGTCCGAAGCACTGGGAGCCACCGTTAACTGGGACCCGGTGGGGTACAAAGTAATAATTACCCAGTAA